In one Catenovulum adriaticum genomic region, the following are encoded:
- a CDS encoding PA2778 family cysteine peptidase, with protein MNNQFSRACFFRAPFFGSPLFGSIKASVFTGFFIATCMFLTACQTPPHTQKLLNNPPNVLKHKIDKVPFYPQQDYFCGPTTLAEVANFYGGNYSPAQIAPNTFVPELQGTLQIEMKAATRQLGMLAYTQKASLEQLLKLIAEDIPVIVLQNNSIALLPQWHYAVVIGYDMNTQEIILHTGVTKNHRLALSTFERTWQRGEYWMLAMLPPDKTSDQLTAFTYTKACQALLDTGQTQAGVTALKAATEQWPDYWLAYFLLANHYLGQHLAQQSIDSIQQALRWYEKGFEYSTQEITYLNNYAYALAQANCYPQAIEMINHALKLAPGNANMMDTKHQIYQDKQQAVLVQQCPQHNKFNE; from the coding sequence TTGAATAATCAGTTTAGCCGCGCCTGTTTTTTTCGCGCACCTTTTTTTGGCTCACCTTTGTTTGGCTCAATAAAGGCCAGTGTATTCACTGGCTTTTTTATTGCTACTTGTATGTTTTTAACAGCTTGCCAAACCCCACCTCATACGCAAAAACTGTTAAATAACCCACCCAATGTGCTTAAACACAAAATTGATAAAGTACCATTTTATCCGCAGCAAGATTATTTTTGTGGGCCTACCACATTGGCAGAAGTCGCTAATTTTTATGGCGGTAATTATTCGCCCGCACAAATAGCCCCTAATACTTTTGTGCCGGAACTACAAGGCACGCTGCAAATTGAAATGAAAGCTGCCACACGCCAGTTAGGCATGCTTGCATACACCCAAAAGGCAAGTTTAGAGCAGCTTTTAAAATTAATCGCAGAAGATATTCCCGTTATCGTATTACAAAACAATTCAATTGCATTATTGCCCCAGTGGCATTATGCCGTTGTAATTGGTTATGATATGAATACACAAGAAATTATTTTACATACAGGGGTAACCAAAAATCATCGGCTGGCGCTCTCTACGTTTGAGCGCACTTGGCAGCGCGGAGAATATTGGATGCTTGCGATGTTACCGCCGGATAAAACCAGTGATCAGCTAACGGCTTTTACTTATACCAAAGCGTGCCAAGCTTTATTAGATACTGGCCAAACGCAAGCGGGTGTTACCGCATTAAAGGCGGCGACAGAGCAATGGCCTGATTATTGGCTGGCTTATTTTTTATTAGCTAATCATTATTTAGGGCAACATTTAGCACAACAAAGTATAGACTCTATTCAGCAAGCACTGCGCTGGTACGAAAAAGGATTTGAATACTCAACTCAAGAGATCACCTATTTAAATAATTATGCATATGCGTTAGCACAAGCAAATTGTTACCCTCAGGCAATTGAGATGATTAATCATGCACTTAAATTGGCACCTGGCAATGCCAACATGATGGATACAAAACATCAAATATACCAAGACAAACAACAAGCCGTTTTAGTGCAACAATGCCCGCAGCATAATAAATTTAATGAGTGA
- the gcvH gene encoding glycine cleavage system protein GcvH, translating into MSNIPAELKFVTSHEWVRNEGDGTVTVGISDHAQDLLGDLVHVDLPDVGEGFTAGDEIAVVESVKAASDVYCPVAGEVIEVNEELEDSPELVNTDAYGDGWLFKLKVEDEGEVDSLLDAEGYEQSLDDE; encoded by the coding sequence ATGAGCAATATTCCTGCTGAGTTAAAATTTGTAACTAGCCACGAATGGGTTAGAAACGAAGGTGACGGTACAGTAACCGTGGGCATTAGTGATCATGCCCAAGATTTGTTAGGTGATTTAGTACACGTTGATTTACCTGATGTAGGCGAAGGGTTTACCGCAGGTGATGAAATTGCAGTGGTTGAATCAGTTAAAGCGGCATCAGATGTTTATTGCCCGGTAGCAGGTGAAGTTATTGAAGTGAATGAAGAGTTAGAAGACTCTCCAGAATTAGTGAATACCGATGCCTATGGCGATGGTTGGTTATTTAAGCTTAAAGTTGAAGATGAAGGTGAAGTAGACTCTTTATTAGACGCTGAAGGTTATGAGCAATCGTTAGACGACGAATAA
- a CDS encoding REP-associated tyrosine transposase, with protein MRYRRVYVAGGSYFFTVNLQDKKSQLLVEQVDLLRESVRWVKQRKPFRIDAWVVLPNHLHAVWTLPKNDTDYSGRWREIKKRFRHNLAKAQVLPGANAQLINRPIWQKRFWEHTIRNQADFNHHIDYVHINPLKHGLVKQVKDWPYSSFHRAVLLGDYLVNWCG; from the coding sequence ATGCGGTATCGGCGGGTTTATGTGGCGGGTGGTTCATATTTTTTTACGGTGAATTTGCAGGATAAAAAGAGTCAGTTACTGGTTGAGCAGGTTGATTTGTTACGAGAATCTGTGCGTTGGGTTAAGCAGCGTAAACCGTTTAGGATTGATGCTTGGGTGGTTTTACCGAATCATTTACATGCGGTTTGGACTTTGCCTAAAAATGATACTGATTATTCAGGGCGCTGGCGCGAGATTAAAAAACGATTCAGGCATAATTTAGCCAAAGCTCAAGTCTTACCCGGTGCAAACGCACAGTTGATTAATCGTCCAATCTGGCAAAAGCGGTTTTGGGAACATACCATTCGAAACCAAGCTGATTTTAATCATCATATTGATTATGTTCATATTAATCCACTTAAACATGGTTTGGTTAAACAGGTAAAAGACTGGCCATATTCGAGCTTTCATCGAGCTGTGTTGCTCGGGGATTATTTAGTTAACTGGTGTGGTTAA
- the gcvP gene encoding aminomethyl-transferring glycine dehydrogenase, which produces MNDNLSLLQLEQRDDFIQRHIGPDEAEQQHMLATLGLTSLDELITQTVPKNILLEQAMQLGDAQTEVDTLAQLKKMANQNQVFNSYIGMGYYPNFTPNVILRNVLENPGWYTAYTPYQPEIAQGRLESLLNYQQMVIDLTGMEIANASLLDESTAAAEAMAMAKRMSKNKKSNLFFIADDVHPQTINVTKTRAELFGFEVIVAPADEVVNQDVFGALFQYPNTTGNIYSIETLIQSVADRKGVTAVATDLLALTQLKTPAELGADIVLGSAQRFGVPMGYGGPHAAFFATKDKFKRSLPGRIIGVSKDKRGKLALRMALQTREQHIRREKANSNICTAQVLLANMAAFYAIYHGPKGLDMIAKRTQRLASMFALGLKAKGVELASAYFFDTVCFKTDAKTQIIDKANAAEINLRSDLDNAIAVSFDETKTQADLAQLFSVILGDEHGLDLAELDKQATEYQAIPDNLQRESDYLSHPVFNTHHSETEMLRYIKSLENKDLALNHSMISLGSCTMKLNATAEMIPVSWPEFANLHPFSPIEQAQGYKQMITQLEKWLVEITGYDAMCMQPNSGAQGEYAGLLAIRKYHESRGDSHRNICLIPSSAHGTNPASAQMASMKVVVVACDEKGNVDMQDLKQKAADVAENLSCIMITYPSTHGVYEQTIREICDIVHQHGGQVYMDGANMNAQVGITSPGFIGSDVSHLNLHKTFCIPHGGGGPGMGPIGVKSHLAPFLPDHPVVNVVKENADNGAVSAAPWGSASILPISWVYIALMGAKGLRKATEVAILNANYIATKLADHYPILYRGQNSRVAHECIIDLRPLKASSGITEMDVAKRLMDYGFHAPTMSFPVAGTLMVEPTESEPLVEIDRFIDAMIAIREEIDQVEKGVWALDNNPLVNAPHTMTDLVDENWNRAYSRELAVFPSPAAAANKFWPTVNRIDDVYGDRNLICSCPSIESYVE; this is translated from the coding sequence ATGAACGACAATTTATCTTTACTTCAGTTAGAACAGCGAGATGACTTTATTCAGCGCCACATTGGCCCTGACGAAGCTGAGCAACAGCATATGCTTGCGACTTTAGGTTTAACATCGCTTGACGAATTAATCACCCAAACCGTGCCAAAAAATATTTTGCTTGAGCAAGCAATGCAATTAGGTGATGCGCAAACTGAAGTTGACACACTGGCGCAATTAAAAAAAATGGCGAATCAAAACCAAGTTTTTAATTCGTATATAGGGATGGGTTACTACCCAAATTTTACCCCAAATGTGATTTTACGTAACGTGCTAGAAAACCCAGGCTGGTACACAGCTTATACCCCGTACCAACCAGAAATAGCACAAGGCCGCTTAGAGTCATTATTAAATTACCAGCAAATGGTGATAGATTTAACGGGCATGGAAATCGCTAACGCTTCATTACTAGATGAATCAACAGCGGCTGCTGAAGCTATGGCAATGGCAAAACGCATGAGCAAAAATAAAAAATCTAACTTATTTTTTATCGCTGACGATGTACATCCACAAACCATTAATGTGACTAAAACCCGAGCTGAACTATTTGGCTTTGAAGTCATAGTGGCACCCGCTGACGAAGTGGTTAACCAAGATGTATTTGGCGCTTTATTTCAATACCCAAATACCACAGGCAATATTTATTCAATTGAAACACTCATTCAATCTGTTGCCGACAGAAAAGGGGTGACTGCGGTTGCTACTGATCTGTTAGCGCTAACACAACTAAAAACGCCCGCTGAATTAGGCGCAGATATTGTGTTAGGTTCAGCGCAACGTTTTGGTGTGCCTATGGGTTATGGCGGCCCTCATGCTGCATTTTTTGCCACTAAAGATAAATTTAAACGCTCATTACCCGGTCGTATTATTGGGGTATCAAAAGACAAGCGCGGCAAATTAGCGCTGCGCATGGCATTGCAAACACGCGAGCAACATATCCGCCGTGAAAAAGCCAACTCTAATATTTGTACTGCACAAGTATTATTAGCCAACATGGCCGCTTTTTATGCGATTTATCATGGCCCTAAAGGCTTAGATATGATTGCTAAACGCACCCAAAGATTAGCCAGCATGTTTGCGCTAGGTTTAAAAGCAAAAGGCGTTGAACTGGCTTCAGCATACTTTTTTGATACTGTGTGTTTTAAAACCGATGCTAAAACACAAATTATTGACAAAGCCAACGCCGCAGAAATTAACTTGCGCAGCGACTTAGATAACGCCATTGCGGTGAGTTTTGACGAAACCAAAACTCAAGCCGATTTAGCGCAATTATTCTCAGTTATATTAGGTGACGAGCATGGATTAGATTTGGCCGAGCTGGATAAACAAGCGACAGAATATCAGGCGATTCCTGATAACTTACAGCGTGAATCCGACTATTTAAGCCACCCAGTATTTAATACTCATCACTCAGAAACTGAAATGCTGCGTTACATTAAATCTTTAGAAAATAAAGATTTAGCCTTAAATCATTCAATGATTTCATTAGGCTCGTGCACCATGAAACTCAATGCCACAGCTGAAATGATCCCAGTTAGCTGGCCAGAATTTGCTAACTTACATCCATTTTCGCCTATTGAACAAGCGCAAGGCTACAAGCAAATGATCACCCAGCTTGAAAAATGGTTGGTAGAAATTACAGGTTACGATGCCATGTGCATGCAACCAAATTCAGGTGCGCAAGGTGAATACGCAGGCTTATTAGCCATTCGTAAATATCATGAAAGCCGCGGCGATAGCCACAGAAACATCTGCTTAATTCCTAGTTCAGCGCACGGTACTAATCCGGCCTCAGCTCAAATGGCCAGCATGAAAGTAGTTGTGGTTGCCTGTGATGAAAAAGGCAACGTAGATATGCAAGATTTAAAGCAAAAAGCGGCAGACGTGGCTGAAAATTTATCTTGTATCATGATTACATACCCATCTACTCACGGCGTTTATGAGCAAACTATTCGTGAAATATGCGACATAGTGCACCAGCATGGTGGCCAAGTTTATATGGATGGCGCTAACATGAATGCGCAAGTGGGTATTACCTCACCTGGATTTATTGGCTCAGACGTATCGCACTTAAATTTGCATAAAACTTTTTGTATACCACATGGCGGCGGTGGTCCAGGCATGGGGCCAATTGGGGTAAAATCGCACCTAGCACCTTTTTTACCTGATCACCCAGTGGTTAATGTGGTAAAAGAAAACGCAGATAACGGCGCAGTTTCAGCCGCACCTTGGGGTAGTGCCAGTATTTTACCTATCTCTTGGGTATATATTGCGTTAATGGGCGCAAAAGGCTTACGTAAAGCCACCGAAGTCGCCATTTTAAATGCTAATTATATTGCGACCAAATTGGCCGATCATTACCCCATTTTATACCGTGGCCAAAATAGCCGAGTTGCACATGAATGTATTATTGATTTACGTCCACTTAAAGCCAGCTCAGGCATCACAGAAATGGACGTCGCAAAACGCTTAATGGACTATGGTTTTCACGCACCGACTATGTCATTTCCGGTTGCTGGCACACTCATGGTTGAACCGACAGAATCTGAACCTTTGGTTGAAATCGACCGCTTTATTGACGCCATGATAGCGATTCGTGAAGAAATTGACCAAGTAGAAAAGGGCGTTTGGGCGTTAGATAATAACCCATTAGTCAACGCACCTCATACCATGACAGATTTGGTGGATGAAAACTGGAACCGTGCATACAGCCGAGAACTCGCTGTATTCCCAAGTCCAGCCGCAGCCGCCAATAAATTCTGGCCAACCGTAAACCGCATCGACGATGTTTATGGCGACCGGAATTTAATCTGCTCATGCCCAAGTATTGAGAGTTATGTAGAGTAG
- a CDS encoding P-loop NTPase fold protein, producing the protein MASPAEQIKHLLEDNSFPSMVKLDGDWGSGKTYYTKHTLNPELKRISNTKNIIYFSLFGLSSLNDFRDKLISASYLSDKADPNWIGQVKDSALGIFKAFDTDNAGTIGNILKTSSGAIKHALMARLENLIVVLDDLERLNDTKFQEQIIGECLHFAEENKFSFIFVLNSAELNLNNSLLEKAFSGKVKFSHNTEELFKIAFEPYGDLLDFKPQLIRLIEKYELKNLRVLKRVAYKLKYIYSQIKDIPDVDLDVTIAGFAKDLIRISCLHYKHEKSVKEIYSALGNKSIKAKIQAQPNAIQKTNEQDEFYNRYRDYYPPTEKMVSYCCNETQLTMDINELGKIVLNTNLIAQLLFNHSSLYRDDFNYLLTELNNLRFKKENVPIKRWFEACQFYIYLIEHNFIDDKNISKFINMLKKDVNKKEFYRDTENQYHTFKLYTPDISNLYEEHSAKLEAEDSKISDDELFDKIKVSWANVHEEVEKKFSTSCFLNKYTEKKWFITIKNWHLKEIECFTDFIRERYRAQNIKRYLKDELPVLQKLHQLIHQEIDSLHGQKAGLFTLLNNVIYRGITQLSVRKDG; encoded by the coding sequence GTGGCTTCACCAGCAGAGCAAATTAAACATCTACTAGAAGATAATTCATTCCCGTCAATGGTTAAATTAGATGGTGATTGGGGATCAGGCAAAACTTATTACACAAAACACACCCTGAACCCTGAGCTAAAAAGAATATCTAACACCAAAAATATAATTTATTTTTCTTTATTCGGTTTGAGTAGTTTAAACGACTTTCGCGATAAGTTAATTTCAGCTTCGTACCTGAGCGATAAAGCTGACCCAAACTGGATTGGTCAAGTTAAAGATAGCGCTTTGGGAATATTTAAAGCATTCGATACTGATAACGCGGGAACAATTGGCAATATATTAAAAACATCAAGTGGTGCGATTAAACACGCTCTGATGGCAAGATTAGAAAACTTAATTGTGGTACTAGACGATTTAGAGCGTTTAAATGATACGAAGTTTCAAGAGCAAATTATCGGCGAATGTCTGCATTTCGCAGAAGAAAATAAGTTCTCATTTATTTTTGTCTTAAACTCTGCTGAATTAAACCTCAATAACTCTCTGTTAGAAAAAGCATTTTCCGGTAAAGTAAAGTTCTCTCATAACACAGAAGAGTTATTTAAAATTGCTTTTGAACCATACGGTGATCTGCTCGATTTTAAACCTCAATTAATCCGTTTAATTGAAAAATATGAGCTTAAAAATTTGCGTGTATTAAAACGGGTTGCTTACAAGCTGAAGTATATATATTCGCAAATTAAAGATATTCCAGACGTAGATCTTGACGTAACAATAGCAGGATTTGCAAAAGATTTAATTCGTATTAGTTGTTTGCACTACAAACATGAAAAATCAGTTAAGGAGATTTATAGCGCGTTAGGAAATAAATCAATAAAAGCAAAAATCCAAGCTCAACCCAATGCTATACAAAAAACTAATGAACAAGATGAGTTCTATAACCGTTATCGAGATTACTATCCGCCAACTGAAAAAATGGTATCTTATTGCTGTAATGAAACTCAGCTCACAATGGATATCAATGAGCTAGGCAAAATAGTTTTAAACACAAACCTGATAGCTCAACTGCTTTTTAACCACTCAAGTTTGTACCGAGATGACTTTAACTATCTGCTAACCGAGTTAAATAATCTGAGATTTAAAAAAGAAAATGTACCAATCAAACGTTGGTTTGAAGCCTGTCAGTTTTATATATATTTAATTGAACATAATTTTATCGATGATAAAAACATATCAAAATTTATAAATATGCTTAAAAAAGATGTCAACAAGAAAGAGTTTTACCGAGATACCGAAAATCAATACCATACATTTAAATTATACACCCCAGATATCTCTAATTTATACGAAGAACACAGTGCTAAACTTGAAGCCGAAGATTCAAAAATCTCTGATGACGAGCTATTTGATAAAATTAAAGTTTCTTGGGCTAACGTTCATGAAGAAGTAGAGAAAAAATTTAGCACTAGTTGTTTCCTGAACAAATATACAGAAAAAAAATGGTTTATAACAATCAAAAATTGGCACTTAAAAGAAATTGAATGCTTTACCGATTTTATCAGAGAAAGATATAGAGCACAAAACATCAAACGTTACCTGAAAGATGAACTACCTGTACTACAAAAACTACATCAATTAATTCATCAGGAAATAGATAGTTTGCACGGTCAAAAAGCGGGACTTTTTACTCTTTTAAATAACGTAATTTATCGCGGTATTACCCAACTTTCAGTACGTAAAGACGGGTAA
- a CDS encoding PA2779 family protein, which produces MSKLIQAAVASGLLILGVGQASAGLYESNQVIQSQEYSFNKNQILSYVDSEQVQNKLTELGISVADAKNRIANMTHEELASLNQQLNEDAVAGGIVGTIITVLVVVAVLDVMGITDVYPFIRPL; this is translated from the coding sequence ATGAGCAAATTAATCCAAGCGGCTGTTGCAAGTGGTTTGTTAATATTGGGAGTCGGTCAAGCGAGCGCGGGTTTGTACGAATCAAATCAGGTGATTCAAAGCCAAGAATATTCGTTTAACAAAAACCAAATATTGTCTTATGTTGATTCCGAACAAGTGCAAAATAAATTAACCGAGTTGGGGATTTCAGTTGCTGATGCAAAAAATCGAATTGCCAACATGACCCATGAAGAATTAGCATCTCTTAATCAACAGCTCAATGAAGATGCAGTTGCCGGTGGTATTGTTGGCACTATTATCACGGTTTTAGTTGTCGTTGCTGTATTAGATGTAATGGGCATTACTGATGTGTACCCATTTATTCGTCCGCTTTAA
- the gcvT gene encoding glycine cleavage system aminomethyltransferase GcvT produces the protein MTNKTVLHAKHLEAGAKMVDFHGWEMPIRYGSQIEEHQAVRQSAGMFDVSHMTVVDVKGEQAQAYLQYLLANDVAKLTQPGKALYSGMLNEQGGVIDDLIVYFFATDDYRLVVNSATREKDLAWLNKVAADFKVKLTERDDLAMIAVQGPKAKAIVGELLTPEQQTAIADMKYFNGVQAGDLFIATTGYTGEAGYEILLPNEQAAGFWQQLLDKGVAPCGLGARDTLRLEAGMNLYGQDMDEHTSPLVANMGWTIAWQPESRDFIGRRALIQAKAEQSEKLVGLVMHEKGVLRAGSKIRCDAGEGIITSGTFSPSLGFSIAFARVPLTIGETAEVEMRKKWVKVNVVKPSFVRNGQSVL, from the coding sequence ATGACAAATAAAACTGTACTTCACGCTAAACATTTAGAAGCCGGTGCCAAAATGGTAGATTTTCACGGTTGGGAAATGCCAATCCGTTACGGCTCTCAAATAGAAGAGCACCAAGCGGTAAGACAGTCAGCAGGCATGTTTGACGTATCACATATGACTGTGGTTGATGTTAAAGGCGAACAAGCTCAGGCTTATTTGCAGTATTTATTAGCGAACGACGTTGCCAAGCTCACCCAGCCCGGCAAAGCGCTTTACTCTGGTATGTTAAACGAACAAGGCGGGGTAATAGACGACCTTATCGTTTATTTTTTTGCCACAGATGATTATCGTTTAGTGGTTAACTCTGCCACTCGTGAAAAAGATTTAGCTTGGTTAAATAAAGTTGCCGCTGATTTTAAAGTTAAACTGACCGAGCGCGACGATTTAGCCATGATTGCCGTTCAAGGCCCTAAAGCCAAAGCCATAGTCGGCGAACTATTAACGCCAGAGCAACAAACTGCAATTGCCGATATGAAATACTTTAACGGCGTACAAGCTGGCGATTTGTTTATTGCAACCACAGGTTACACCGGCGAAGCTGGCTATGAAATTTTATTACCTAACGAACAAGCCGCTGGTTTTTGGCAGCAATTATTAGATAAAGGCGTTGCGCCTTGTGGTTTAGGTGCACGAGATACTCTACGTTTAGAAGCCGGTATGAACTTATACGGCCAAGATATGGACGAACACACATCGCCTTTAGTAGCCAACATGGGTTGGACGATTGCATGGCAGCCAGAATCACGTGATTTTATTGGCCGCCGAGCGCTTATTCAAGCCAAAGCCGAACAAAGCGAAAAATTAGTGGGTTTGGTTATGCATGAAAAAGGCGTATTAAGAGCCGGCAGTAAAATACGTTGCGACGCAGGCGAAGGGATTATTACCAGTGGTACGTTTTCACCTAGTTTAGGGTTTAGTATTGCATTTGCTCGAGTCCCTTTAACCATTGGCGAAACGGCTGAGGTTGAAATGCGCAAAAAGTGGGTTAAAGTAAATGTAGTAAAACCTAGCTTTGTTCGTAACGGGCAATCTGTACTATAA